A stretch of the Cellulomonas sp. WB94 genome encodes the following:
- a CDS encoding DUF2804 domain-containing protein gives MTSTEREITEPVDLCLSSGRLNRAAVGWTRSPLHRTAVTGWGRTKRWEYWGVVTPTHVIALTVADLDYAAQHQVWVLDRVTGVEVDTVAVVPLGRGVVLPASSGGGPVRAHAKGLDITIDDGDLGTRLRAATGRVEVDLVASVPEGHESLGVVVPWSDRLFQYTLKDVARPVSGTLVVDGVRHDVPADASWAVLDHGRGRWPYSMSWNWGAGSGTVDGLVVGVQVGGRWTDGTGSTENALLAGGRLHKCSDELVWEYDRADWLAPWHVHDQARERVDLTFTPFHERASRMNLLVVAAETHQCFGTWTGWMADDAGTRVRVDGVTGWAEEARNRW, from the coding sequence ATGACGTCGACCGAACGCGAGATCACCGAGCCCGTCGACCTCTGCCTGTCCTCGGGCCGGCTGAACCGGGCGGCCGTCGGCTGGACCCGTAGCCCGCTGCACCGCACCGCGGTGACCGGGTGGGGCCGGACGAAGCGGTGGGAGTACTGGGGAGTCGTCACGCCGACCCACGTGATCGCCCTCACGGTCGCCGATCTCGACTACGCCGCGCAGCACCAGGTGTGGGTGCTCGACCGCGTCACGGGCGTCGAGGTGGACACCGTCGCGGTCGTGCCGCTCGGGCGCGGGGTCGTGCTGCCCGCGAGCAGCGGCGGCGGGCCGGTGCGGGCCCACGCGAAGGGACTCGACATCACGATCGACGACGGCGACCTCGGCACCCGGTTGCGCGCGGCGACCGGGCGGGTCGAGGTTGACCTCGTCGCGAGCGTGCCGGAGGGGCACGAGTCGCTCGGCGTCGTCGTGCCGTGGTCGGACCGGCTGTTCCAGTACACGCTCAAGGACGTCGCGCGGCCCGTGTCCGGGACGCTCGTCGTCGACGGGGTCCGCCACGACGTCCCGGCCGACGCATCCTGGGCCGTCCTCGACCACGGCCGAGGACGCTGGCCGTACTCGATGTCATGGAACTGGGGTGCGGGCAGCGGCACGGTCGACGGGCTGGTCGTCGGCGTGCAGGTCGGCGGGCGCTGGACCGACGGGACCGGGTCGACCGAGAACGCGCTGCTCGCGGGCGGCCGGCTGCACAAGTGCTCCGACGAGCTCGTGTGGGAGTACGACCGCGCCGACTGGCTCGCGCCGTGGCACGTCCACGACCAGGCCCGCGAGCGCGTCGACCTCACCTTCACGCCGTTCCACGAGCGCGCATCGCGGATGAACCTGCTCGTCGTGGCCGCCGAGACGCACCAGTGCTTCGGCACCTGGACGGGTTGGATGGCCGACGACGCGGGCACGCGCGTGCGGGTCGACGGCGTGACGGGCTGGGCCGAGGAGGCGCGCAACCGGTGGTGA
- a CDS encoding glucoamylase family protein: MRLRTVLAATASTCLLIALAGPAVAGSSGGQHPPTGTDSLTRADRADLQRWATDTWASFAAMTDESTGLPADNINADLSAASRSGYTSPTNIGAYLWSTVVAEKLGIIGHREAHTRLDRTLTTLSTMERHQPSGMFYNWYDEATGAKLTTFPSGEHVDPFLSSVDNGWFAAALMVVRNAEPSMRRQADALLAGMDFGTFYDANQFGGTRPGMVRGGFWVDPPAQNACPGTLPDGTPVQFTCNHYDILDSEPRIVTYIGVSRGEIPPAAYFGTYRTFPASCDWSWPEQRPVGETRSYMGLDVFEGAFTYRGMHIVPTWGGTMFEELMPDLFVPESSWGPASWGVNHPLAVRAQIEHGLNDAGYGYWGFSPASNPFGGYSVYGVDEIGMDPGGYPSDIEGTNVDKGYEGCRDATNPTPTFGDGVVTPHASFLALPYAPRATVDNLRGIEDTLGAYGAGGFYDSVATRSGTAAERYLSLDQGIIMGSLGNVLGNGLLHDAFTKGAVEQTVKPLLALEQFGSGLVAAPTP; this comes from the coding sequence ATGAGACTCCGCACCGTCCTGGCAGCCACCGCATCGACCTGCCTCCTGATCGCGCTCGCCGGACCGGCCGTGGCCGGCAGCTCCGGCGGACAGCATCCGCCCACCGGCACCGACTCGCTGACCCGGGCGGACCGTGCGGACCTCCAGCGGTGGGCGACCGACACCTGGGCCTCGTTCGCGGCGATGACCGACGAGAGCACCGGCCTCCCGGCCGACAACATCAACGCCGACCTGTCCGCGGCGTCGCGGTCCGGGTACACCTCGCCGACCAACATCGGTGCGTACCTGTGGAGCACCGTCGTCGCGGAGAAGCTCGGCATCATCGGCCACCGCGAGGCACACACCCGGCTCGACCGGACCCTGACGACCCTGTCCACCATGGAGCGCCACCAGCCGAGCGGGATGTTCTACAACTGGTACGACGAGGCCACGGGCGCCAAGCTCACGACGTTCCCGAGCGGCGAGCACGTCGACCCGTTCCTCTCGAGCGTCGACAACGGCTGGTTCGCGGCGGCTCTCATGGTCGTGCGCAACGCCGAGCCGTCGATGCGCAGGCAGGCCGACGCGCTGCTCGCCGGGATGGACTTCGGCACCTTCTACGACGCGAACCAGTTCGGCGGGACCCGTCCGGGCATGGTGCGCGGCGGCTTCTGGGTCGATCCGCCGGCGCAGAACGCCTGCCCGGGGACCCTGCCCGACGGCACCCCGGTGCAGTTCACTTGCAACCACTACGACATCCTCGACTCCGAGCCTCGCATCGTGACGTACATCGGCGTCTCCCGCGGCGAGATCCCGCCCGCCGCGTACTTCGGGACCTACCGCACGTTCCCGGCCAGCTGCGACTGGTCGTGGCCCGAGCAGCGCCCGGTCGGCGAGACCCGCAGCTACATGGGCCTCGACGTGTTCGAGGGCGCGTTCACGTACCGCGGCATGCACATCGTGCCCACGTGGGGCGGGACGATGTTCGAGGAGCTCATGCCCGACCTGTTCGTGCCCGAGTCGAGCTGGGGCCCGGCGAGCTGGGGGGTCAACCACCCGCTCGCGGTCCGCGCGCAGATCGAGCACGGCCTGAACGACGCCGGCTACGGCTACTGGGGCTTCTCCCCCGCGAGCAACCCGTTCGGCGGCTACAGCGTGTACGGCGTCGACGAGATCGGGATGGACCCGGGCGGGTACCCGTCCGACATCGAGGGCACCAACGTCGACAAGGGCTACGAAGGATGCCGCGACGCGACCAACCCGACCCCGACGTTCGGCGACGGCGTCGTCACGCCGCACGCGTCGTTCCTCGCGCTGCCGTACGCCCCCCGCGCCACGGTCGACAACCTGCGCGGCATCGAGGACACCCTCGGCGCCTACGGTGCGGGCGGCTTCTACGACTCCGTGGCGACCCGCAGCGGCACCGCGGCCGAGCGCTACCTGTCGCTCGACCAGGGCATCATCATGGGCTCGCTCGGCAACGTGCTCGGCAACGGTCTGCTGCACGACGCGTTCACCAAAGGTGCGGTCGAGCAGACCGTGAAGCCGCTGCTCGCCCTCGAGCAGTTCGGGTCCGGGCTCGTCGCTGCACCGACACCCTGA